One genomic segment of Hordeum vulgare subsp. vulgare chromosome 2H, MorexV3_pseudomolecules_assembly, whole genome shotgun sequence includes these proteins:
- the LOC123426767 gene encoding acyl-coenzyme A thioesterase 13-like, translating into MDPDAVRRTLEPTASPADISGSTPYDSFVISGVRLEAAEHGRVLCSFVVTPRIASPQGYLLSGVTASLADQLGSAVFFSSGVGTSGVSLEISVSYVDTAAIGEEIEVEAKLLRAGKSVGVISVDFRKKRSGKLMAQARHTKYLAVSSRL; encoded by the exons ATGGACCCGGACGCGGTGCGGCGGACCCTCGAACCCACCGCTTCCCCCGCGGACATCTCGGGTTCCACTCCTTACGACTCCTTCGTCATCAGCGGCGTCCGCCTCGAGGCCGCCGAGCACGGCCGCGTCCTCTGCTCCTTCGTCGTCACCCCCCGTATAGCC AGCCCCCAAGGGTACCTTCTCAGCGGCGTCACGGCATCGCTCGCAGACCAGTTGGGCTCGGCCGTGTTCTTCTCCAGCGGGGTAGGCACGAGCGGGGTCTCCCTCGAGATCAGCGTGTCCTACGTCGACACCGCCGCCATCGGG GAAGAAATAGAGGTTGAGGCGAAGCTATTGCGTGCTGGAAAATCAGTGGGTGTTATCTCTGTTGATTTCAGGAAGAAAAGGAGCGGCAAATTGATGGCTCAGGCGCGTCATACAAAGTACCTTGCTGTATCTAGCAGATTGTGA